Proteins from one Mytilus galloprovincialis chromosome 11, xbMytGall1.hap1.1, whole genome shotgun sequence genomic window:
- the LOC143051824 gene encoding uncharacterized protein LOC143051824: protein MATEGEDNINMATGAEGSINIKMNGEESPVDVVSLVDQREISKEDCLKLVQSICKKLAVEGDEMMFMTVNLTQKTTTCVGSQLGVNFLNHKPHTSKGDHPDNPNISQMFQQFLEDHYEISNICDDKQIPFSPASSVIMESPSYTPFSSPRPYKAVKLPSSKSGKLLTPKIEVMESDFDGNSTATDSQEDDNQLSLESYVNSLPLTEQSFLIGSPKSPAIQQVITNQGVLARLLSPSGQGLPPFHRFQTPTIPNSSAVPVFQPPVIQNSTNFTGIQSPAIQNAAELLSTNQNEFPSPTSMNIRSVLARLLTPSRPPMNATQQISTSVPSFPTPTSFQSVKPQTTQNQSSSVPISLHPIQLQQVVNQSEPSNSFTPVQPPSESRSEKLSSGVKRGRGRPKGSFKRAEVPMESETDETENEAEKIDKKSDKTVTLRSGRRVRVPSWRKDILEESLKNNRKKMEEMTDIQIKQERISPTFPETPEDDQDEDVRVEFDFDILAELKKESDLEPDQSDDSSWCGTVHLTSGDDSTPSRVPFKFTFPGEKKQKLEEKENDTVKVVQNEEVEVSYDNTLSSLGLARKRARTINRCPDFTGKGHIWRCEDGRFNYYQMYTAQNISWGRQFTCKICKRVMQGNESLKTHCFTHEAFNKLHPVCQACDRIFDNHQALEDHIGEHEKLYSCHTCQVKFVSKLALIQHLNWVHKEMYSCPRCDKTFTSSKDLSNHLEECFDEKALVTRGGMKHLTEDWIGIKEDGKVTFKCRSCKDVFETVEEYNKHMLQHKSKFVQKLNEKLEKSMSADKTSNEVSDDKSTTCELCNKIFESPIHLEKHRKNKHKKDPDDDEDTEEDVSADAYKCSSCNIHFDSAIGFSHHCTKYHPDNPMISLIDDTDFPCHLCSKRMRSKEGYDTHIKMHDNMMKKQCKMCGTFLHQEASIDLHCCIKEGSEFTCDKCSLSFYDHGFLAGHQHHVHGKPMEDIKVKDNVKGQPICNICGKTFKKVSDLEGHRSIHTGELPFVCHLCHKSFRLRSTLKTHLMTHRDFHEFMCEVCGRTFKLIESLRLHRRLHNKTCYFKCKHCPREFRAYDGLKYHMLQCHKDEVKGKKLKIYKCEHCNKDMATHQQYVRHVSIHTNEKPLQCDQCGTRWATISQLNAHKKKHNAENLKFACDVCNIKFPILSKLKRHVKTAKHIDNCRIKTLPIDTVHLEEEAGADPPHNNSRIIADVTDIEEKVEIMFYEINLPEDENSLGDETSMIYDISVVPENQNGGLFQASTSNGVGTDLPSAATSSVIERSNNSSQLEQTAINAITGSNSELQDAIGTITGNTNSENVQIQQAVVTAMMQAINTKNVNTSQVHKSVDVKSNVNSNSVLEVSPAGASADTQVIDQVTKIGAVAEKLNAEVDEISAVTNSDKFDTNLQLTQSYDTTSDTENTDLISTEGSATEIDS, encoded by the exons ATGGCCACTGAAGGAGAAGACAATATCAATATGGCTACTGGAGCAGAAGgcagtataaacataaaaatgaatGGAGAGGAATCCCCTGTAGATGTGGTGTCTCTTGTTGACCAGAGAGAGATTTCCAAGGAGGACTGTCTCAAACTTGTTCAGTCTATA TGTAAGAAGCTTGCTGTAGAAGGAGATGAAATGATGTTTATGACAGTTAACCTGACACAGAAGACAACTACATGTGTAGGATCTCAGCTTGGTGTCAACTTCCTAAACCACAAACCTCATACAAGCAAGGGAGATCACCCAGACAACCCAAACATTTCACAGATGTTTCAGCAATTTCTTGAAG atcaTTATGAAATTTCCAATATATGTGATGACAAACAAATACCATTCAGTCCAGCGAGCTCTGTGATTATGGAGTCCCCGTCATATACACCCTTCTCTTCACCACGGCCTTATAAAGCTGTCAAACTACCAAGCAGTAAATCAG GTAAACTTTTGACCCCTAAAATTGAAGTGATGGAATCTGATTTTGATGGTAATTCTACAGCTACAGACAGTCAGGAAGATGATAACCAGCTGAGCTTAGAATCGTATGTCAACTCTCTTCCATTGACAGAACAAAGCTTTCTTATAGGATCTCCAAAGTCTCCGGCCATACAACAAGTGATCACAAACCAAGGTGTATTAGCACGCCTGCTATCACCAAGTGGTCAAGGTCTTCCACCATTCCACAGATTTCAAACACCAACCATTCCAAATTCTTCTGCAGTCCCTGTTTTTCAACCACCAGTTATTCAAAACTCGACTAACTTCACAGGAATCCAGTCTCCTGCCATACAGAATGCAGCAGAGCTTCTGTCAACCAATCAGAATGAATTTCCGTCTCCAACTTCAATGAATATAAGATCAGTTTTAGCACGATTGTTAACACCTTCCAGACCTCCAATGAATGCAACACAACAAATTTCAACATCAGTTCCATCTTTTCCAACACCAACCAGTTTTCAATCAGTTAAACCACAAACAACTCAAAACCAATCTAGTTCAGTTCCAATTAGCCTTCATCCCATCCAGCTACAACAAGTTGTAAACCAATCAGAACCGTCCAATTCTTTTACACCTGTTCAACCACCATCTGAATCAAGGAGTGAGAAACTGTCTTCTGGTGTTAAGAGAGGACGAGGTCGTCCTAAAGGGAGTTTTAAGAGAGCTGAGGTGCCAATGGAGAGTGAAACAGATGAAACTGAAAATGAGGCTGAAAAGATTGATAAAAAGTCTGATAAGACTGTGACATTGCGTAGTGGTCGAAGGGTCAGAGTTCCTTCATGGAGAAAAGATATATTGGAAGAATCACTGAAAAATAACAGAAAGAAAATGGAAGAAATGACAGATATTCAGATTAAGCAGGAACGTATATCACCAACTTTCCCAGAAACTCCAGAGGATGACCAGGATGAGGATGTTCGTGTAGAGTTTGATTTTGATATTCTGGCCGAACTAAAGAAAGAATCTGATCTGGAACCTGACCAGAGTGATGACTCTAGTTGGTGTGGAACAGTTCACTTAACCTCTGGTGATGATTCAACTCCAAGTAGAGTTCCTTTTAAGTTTACATTTCCAGGTGaaaagaaacagaaattggaGGAGAAAGAAAACGATACTGTTAAAGTTGTTCAGAATGAGGAGGTAGAGGTTAGCTATGACAACACGTTAAGTTCCTTGGGACTTGCACGTAAACGAGCGAGAACCATTAACAGGTGTCCAGATTTTACAGGTAAAGGACACATATGGAGATGTGAAGATGGGAGGTTTAATTACTACCAAATGTATACCGCACAAAATATATCATGGGGTCGGCAGTTCACCTGTAAAATATGTAAACGTGTCATGCAGGGAAATGAGAGCTTAAAAACTCATTGTTTTACACATGAGGCTTTTAATAAATTGCACCCTGTTTGCCAGGCCTGTGACAGAATATTTGATAATCATCAAGCATTAGAAGACCACATTGGGGAGCATGAGAAACTTTACTCCTGTCATACATGTCAGGTCAAATTCGTATCTAAACTTGCACTGATTCAACATTTGAACTGGGTTCACAAGGAGATGTACAGCTGCCCTCGGTGTGATAAAACTTTTACTTCATCAAAAGACCTAAGTAACCATTTAGAAGAATGTTTTGACGAGAAAGCCCTAGTAACAAGAGGAGGAATGAAGCATTTGACAGAGGACTGGATTGGTATAAAGGAGGATGGAAAGGTAACGTTCAAATGTCGCTCATGTAAAGATGTCTTTGAGACTGTGGAGGAATACAATAAACACATGCTGCAGCACAAATCAAAGTTTGTTCAGAAACTAAATGAAAAGCTAGAAAAAAGTATGTCAGCAGATAAAACATCAAACGAGGTCAGTGATGACAAATCCACAACATGTGaattgtgtaataaaatctttgaaAGTCCCATTCATTTGGAAAAACATaggaaaaataaacacaaaaaagacCCAGATGATGATGAAGATACTGAGGAGGATGTGTCAGCTGACGCCTATAAATGTTCATCATGTAATATACATTTCGACTCAGCAATTGGCTTTTCTCATCACTGTACGAAATATCACCCTGACAATCCAATGATTTCATTGATAGATGACACAGATTTTCCTTGCCATTTATGTTCAAAGAGGATGCGTTCAAAGGAAGGCTACGATACTCATATCAAGATGCATGATAATATGATGAAGAAACAATGCAAAATGTGTGGGACTTTCTTGCATCAGGAAGCTAGCATTGATTTACACTGCTGCATTAAAGAAGGTTCTGAATTTACATGTGATAAATGCTCTCTTAGTTTCTATGATCACGGCTTCCTTGCTGGACATCAGCATCATGTACATGGTAAACCAATGGAGGATATCAAGGTCAAGGACAATGTTAAAGGGCAGCCCATCTGTAATATTTGTGGCAAGACTTTCAAGAAAGTTTCTGATTTGGAAGGACATAGGTCTATACATACAGGAGAATTGCCGTTTGTTTGCCATTTGTGTCACAAGAGTTTCCGTCTGCGTTCAACCCTGAAAACCCATTTAATGACTCACAGGGACTTCCATGAGTTCATGTGTGAAGTCTGTGGAAGAACTTTTAAACTCATTGAAAGCTTACGACTCCATCGACGCCTTCACAATAAAACTTGCTACTTCAAATGTAAACATTGTCCACGAGAGTTTCGAGCTTATGATGGACTGAAGTACCACATGCTGCAATGTCACAAAGATGAGGTGAAagggaaaaaattgaaaatttacaaatgtgaACATTGCAATAAAGATATGGCCACTCATCAACAATACGTCAGACATGTAAGCATCCATACCAATGAGAAACCATTACAATGTGATCAATGTGGTACTCGTTGGGCCACCATCTCACAACTTAATGCACATAAGAAAAAACACAACGCCGAAAATTTGAAGTTTGCCTGTGATGTATGTAACATTAAATTCCCAATTCTTTCCAAACTTAAGCGCCATGTGAAAACAGCCAAACACATTGATAATTGTAGAATTAAAACTTTACCAATAGATACTGTCCATCTAGAAGAGGAAGCCGGGGCTGATCCACCGCATAATAATAGTCGTATTATCGCTGATGTTACAGACATAGAAGAGAAAGTAGAAATTatgttttatgaaataaatttaccGGAAGATGAGAACTCTCTTGGTGATGAGACTTCAATGATTTACGACATATCTGTTGTTCCCGAGAACCAGAACGGTGGACTATTTCAAGCCTCAACTTCAAATGGTGTTGGGACAGACTTGCCAAGTGCTGCCACTTCGTCTGTTATAGAGAGGTCAAATAATAGCTCACAGTTAGAGCAAACTGCAATTAATGCTATTACAGGTAGTAATTCTGAACTTCAAGACGCCATTGGAACAATAACAGGAAACACAAATTCTGAAAATGTGCAAATACAGCAGGCTGTTGTCACTGCTATGATGCAAGCCATAAATACCAAGAATGTGAATACAAGTCAGGTACACAAGTCTGTAGATGTTAAAAGTAATGTTAATTCCAATAGTGTTTTAGAAGTGTCCCCTGCTGGAGCATCAGCTGATACTCAGGTTATAGATCAGGTCACTAAAATTGGAGCTGTAGCAGAAAAGTTAAATGCAGAAGTGGATGAAATTTCAGCAGTGACGAATTCTGATAAATTTGACACAAATCTACAATTAACCCAGAGTTACGACACAACTTCTGACACTGAAAACACAGACCTTATAAGTACAGAGGGGTCAGCTACAGAAATTGATTCATGA